tttattatttataattggtGTATGTAATGTAAAATGTGAGAAATTTAATGCTTGCTTATGTGAATGTCGTTTTGTCATTAGAATTAATCATTTGACCATGTTTATAATGATTTGATTGTCAAAATAGACACGAGTTTCTCTTTTTGACTATACTTTTTGATATTTACCTTtagtaattagtaattagtaACATTTGTGTAGGATGTATTGCTTCTAGAAGAACAGATATGCCACATATCTAAACCAATAGTAAAATCGCAAGCTGTAGCCATTGCTAATGGTACATTTGTTTACGAAAATTCTAACTTGCACACTAAgaagttaaaaaatgttaaagagaaaaagtgagtttttgtttgtttgtgCATTTTTACTGTCATCTTGAATTATtcctttgaaataatttttttttaatattttttcaggaAAGTCGGATCATATTTAAAGACCAAAATCGAATTAGAGAAACTTAATGAACCCTCCCAGGAAACACAATATGTGGAAGTACTCTCTGACATTAAGTTTGGAGCAGCTAAAGGTAGATTAATAGGAATTTGTGGACAAGTGGGAAGTGGGAAATCTAGTCTCTTACTTGCTGCTCTAGGGCagttaaaaatgataaatggcCATATTTTGAGAGAAGGTTCATGCGCTTATGTTAGTCAGCAGGCATGGATTGTTAATGCaacttttaaagaaaatatattgtttggAAACCAGTTTGATGCTAAACGATACTATCAAGCATTAACAGTATGCAGTCTAAAGGAAGACTTGAATATGTTACCGGGTGGAGACGAAACTGAGATTGGAGAAAGAGGTATAAATCTTTCAGGGGGACAAAAACAAAGAGTTGCTCTCGCTAGAGCACTCTACGCTAATCGGTAAATAGTTTTGTTtctctattaaaatttcttaatttattattacaagttgatattaaaaaagcaTTCTTTTTCaagagatatatattttttggacGATCCATTAAGTGCAGTGGATGCACATGTGGGttcttacatttttaaaaatttaattctcggAGCGCTTAAGGATAAGTGTGTTTTGCTTGTAACACATCAGGTTCAagtatgttttaaataaatatttatgacactcaattaatatatatatacttaattacaaataatgttatatccgaACAATTACAGTTCCTAAAACACTCTAATCAAATCTATGTAATGTATAAAGGTAGAATTGTAGAACAAGGTACACACGatgaattgataaaattaaatagagaATACGCTGGAATGGTAAACAGTGCActattaaaaatgaagaatagtTCAAAGGAGTAtgcattttacaaataatttttaaagactatagttttcataattttaacaattactTCTAATTTAATTAGTGAAACCTCAGTATTAACTGAGATAGATAGCAGAGAATCTAATAATGATTTGGAGAAGCAAATAGCATGCAGTTCTGGAGAcaacaatgaaaatattgcaatatcaAAGGAAATACATGGAGGGGGTGTGTGTTAAGATTTATAtcatcaatttaaaaatatttgtcatttatGTTATTCATGTTTGTTATCTAGGAGCAATTCTGACAACGCCAGAAAAAATGGGGACGGGTACTGTGGAATCGTACACGTATCATACATATGTGAAATCTGCGGGTGGTTATTTCGTAGCTCTTTTGGTATTTTTTACGCTCTTGTTAAATGTTGGAAGTTCAGCATTTAGTACTTGGTGGTTAGCCATATGGATTAAAGCTGGTGGTGGAGTaaatatgttttctttttttaattggtatttatgtttcttatttttagtttacattgatctttttcatttaagaATGTCACTGATCCCAATACCAATAAAACTGTAACTTCAAACAATTTAAATGATAATCCAAACTATTCATACTATCAAGACATTTATATTGGCTGCATTGGAGTTATTTTGTTAACAAGTTTACTGCGTGGCTTGGCTATTATGTACGCTACGATAAAGGCTTCAACGACATTACACAATCAAGTTTTtaagaaaatgattaaatcaGCAGTGACATTTTTCGAAACTACTCCTATTGgaagaatacaaaatatttttagtcgAGATATTGATGAAGGTAAGACCTAAATATTTTTGGAACTAGTAAGTAAAtgcatttctttatttatctttttattgtaGTGGACAATTACATACCGATTTCTGTGGAAAACATGATACAGAATATTATTACATGTAGTTTTGCAATTATAGCTATATGTGCAATATTACCCTGGTTTTGTATACCATTAATCATTCTTGCGGctattttcttctatattaGCAAAATCTTTAGGTGAGATTaacattctaaataaaaatttatcatatttattactatcAAATGTAGcgaaaagacaaatttttcagaGTAGCAATGAGAGATTTCAAGCGAATAGAGAGTACCTCACGATCTCCCGTTTTGAGCTTTGTTACGACCACTATTCATGGTTTGAATACCATTCATGCATTCCAAAAGGGAAAAGCATTTGTAAACAAGTATGTTTCTTAAATTGAATCATGAATGAAGTAATTTGAAGGAGATAAAAGTATAACACTGAATTACTACATTTTAGATTTGAGGAATTAATTGACTTAAACAATTTGTGTCTTTACCTATGTCAGTCTATCATGAGATGGTCCGCCGTGAGACTCGATATTTTAGCGATTATTTCCTCTTCCATTACTGCGTTTCTTGTAATATTGCTTAGAAATCAGATATCACCACCTCTTGCCGGTTTGGCAATGGCATACGCAATGCAAATGACCGGCGTTTTTCAGTATACTGTAAGATTAATGGCAGAAACAGAAACTCGTTTTATAAGTGTCGAAAGAATAAGTTACTACTTGAgggtaaataaaattagtatttattaGTTGCAACagtaattgataattaaatcacatagctaataatatatatgttgcACCTTACAGACATTgcagaaagaagaaagttttGGGAATAATCCTATAAATCCTTCAGATCAATGGCCTACTAACGGCGAATTGGAATTTCATAAAGTCGAATTGAAGTACAGAAAAGAACTGCCACCTGTATTAgacaatatttcatttgttattaaatCCGGTGAACATataggtaataataatttgataacaGATTTACTATCATTATTTACATGATTATTTTTTCTGCGACATAATGAATTTTAGGTATTGTGGGAAGAACAGGAGCTGGGAAAAGTTCTCTTATCGTTGCTTTGTTTCGATTAGTTGAAATTTctaatggaaaaattcaaattgacGGTATAGATATAGCAAAAGTGAAGTTAAaattgttaagaaataaattgtcTATAATTCCTCAGGATCCTGTTTTATTTAGTGGAACCATACGGCAAGTgcatttaacaaattaaaaaataaacaaaaaagtaaatttgaatattagagattgaataatatctataattatattgtagATCAAATTTGGATCCTTTTGAACAATTTGACGATTCCGAAATTTGGAGTGTTTTAGAAAAAACCcaattgaaagagaaaattcaaGCTATGCCAGGAGAACTCAATGCTCTTATTGAAGTTGGAGGAAACAATTTAAGCGTTGGCGAGCGACAACTACTTTGTTTATCAAGAGCACTTTTGCGTAATGCCAAAGTATGTCAGCGAAGGTTCTtcgtattaattaatgtttatttcacttaataatttataattctatcgTAGATAATAGTATTAGATGAAGCAACTGCTGCTGTTGATCCAGAAACTGAAGTAGCTGTTCAAAATACCATACAAAACGCATTTTCCAATTCTACTGTATTAACGATAGCTCATCGTTTGAAGactgttattttatgtaatcGCGTTATCGTTATGAAGAATGGccaaataattgaatttgacGCACCATCTGTACTTTTATCCAATTCAAACTCcgaattttcgaaaatgaTGGCCTCAACAGAGAAGAACATAAAGGAAACTTAATCGATATTAAcaatagtattatatttaataaatacaaacattaacaaattaagaaaatgaaagtgttctttaaaatatatattaagcatattttaatatactatttttgaaaaataaaattaataatgaaagttaaacatttcctttttaattataagagAAGAagactatatttttaaaataaatcgacattattattttaaatatttcattaataaataatgcttATCAAAATAAAAGTCTTTGTTACTTACAACATCGTCGATTCACGCGCCTTCGTTCACGatttgaaatattgatttGTTTGCAATGATAATATTACTGCTCATGCTCACATCGAGCTTTCACTATCACTCGAAAGCCCAGAACTGAACCAAAAAATGATCACCGCCATGCCGCCAGCTTGTTGTTACTAATAAGATGTTTATTACACGTTAAAGCTTTATCGTTGTTTTATACTGAAATGTAGTCTATATGAATTGCCGTAAAGGCAATTTTCGTTGTCGTccaaattgttaaaaaaaaggtAGGACCAATTAATTACGTCATTTTTATTGGACGCGATAATTATAGtaatcttaattaaaattatacattatgtACACGTTTAATTATGTTATAGCAATTTTAACTATTGTCTTTTTCGTATATCagtatcatatattatattttaattttcaacatgtaattatttaactatCATATTGCTGttgatttatataattgtttttataataatatcgaaagaattgctttttattattatttattgttattgatGTTCATGTTTATTCTGTAATATTGTGTTATTTGCAATACTTTTCAATTATAGGCCTCACCATTGCGAACATAATTCCTATTATGATGCTGGGGCGCAAGCAGAGCCTCAAAGGGGAACCCGTCTTGGCCGATTATGGCCCAGAAGAGTCCCTCAATGAGAGCGCTGATATAGAATGGGTGAATAAGGTACATCAGAAACACGTATATTCTTTCCTGAATAAGTCAGATATTTGTCATTTCTTCTTGTAAACTGCgtgtacattttataataactaatattaattactaacTAATTACTTGGTTGTTGTAGCTATGGGTGAGAAGATTGATGAGGTCTTGTGCTCTAGTATCTTTAGCTTCTGTTTGTTTAAATACTCCTAAAACTTTTGAAAAAGTTCCACCTCTTCAATATGTTACCTTTATTTGCGATTTAgttattacgtttttattTACTGCTGAAATGATTGCTAAGATGCACATAAGGGGCATACTGAAGGTAATTcgtataatattgtaaatctatataacaatttacaaaaaacTGACAATCATTCAGTTACAGAGGGATAAATCTTATTTAAAAGATCATTGGTGCCAATTCGATGGAAGTATGGTCATCTTTCTCTGGTTATctgtaattttacaaatgtttGAGATGCTAGGTTTCGATATACGACTCACTCCCATTTCGATATTGCGGGCACCGCGACCCTTGATTATGATACGCTTCTTACGAGTCTTCCTTAAGTTCTCCATGCCGAAAGCTagaattaatcaaatttttaagtaagTATTTTGGAGACAAAAAATTCATTGAGCGTTTTATACTTATTGCGCTATTTGTGATTTCAGGCGTTCGAGTCAACAGATATATAATGTgactcttttcttccttttcttcatGTCTCTTTATGGTCTTTTAGGCGTTCAATTCTTCGGTGAATTGAAAAACCATTGTGTTCTTAATACTACAGATCCGAAGTACATAACTATAAATAGTTTAGCCATTCCTGATACTTTCTGTTCTACTGATCCTGAATCAGGATACCAATGTCCAGAAGGAATGACTTGTATGAAACTCCAATTGTCGAAGTACATCATGGGTTTCAATGGATTCGATGAATTTGGTAATGACAAACCTTAcagtataaaacatttcttacaactttaataaataagtaatgtattttacagaaataattttgGTTTTTCAGCTACTAGTATTTTTACTGTCTATCAAACTGCATCGCAAGAGGGATGGGTTTTTATCATGTACCGTGCAATAGATAGTTTACCCGCTTGGCGTGCGGTTCTTTACTTTAGTACGATGATATTTTTCTTGGCATGGCTCGTGAAAAATGTATTCATAGCCGTTATTACGGAaacttttaatgaaatacGAGTACAATTTCAACAAATGTGGGGTGTTAGGGGGCACATAAGTAACAATACAGCGTCGCAAGTTAGTAATAAACTTTGTAgttcgtaaaataattaattggaCTCCACATATaatgtctctctctctttttttttttttttagatattaacTGGTGACGATAATGGTTGGAAATTGGTAACTCTAGATGAAAACAAACACGGAGGATTAGCTTCTCCCATATGTCACGCAATTCTTAGATCTCCTCAATTTCGTATGGTGGTAATGTTCGTGATTTTGGCAAATGGAATCGCCACCGCGACGATGAGCTTCAAGCATGATGAGAAACCAAGGCATATGTACTATGACAACTATTACTACGCTGAAATCGCATTCACCGTATTCTTGGACCTCGAGACGTTATTCAAAATCTGGTGTCTCGGCTTTCGCAGTTATTACAAGCATTCGATTCACAAATTCGAGCTGCTGCTGGCAATTGGTACAACCCTACACATCATTCCGTTCTTCTATCTTTCTGGATTCACGTATTTTCAGGTTTCTATATTCACTTTTGTTCAGCCCTATAACAGATACAGTTATATAGTTAGAAAAAAAGACAGAATCAAAGTATacaatgataaattgatatggtatttttttgtaattagGTTCTTAGAGTAGTCAGACTCATTAAGGCATCACCTATGCTCGAggattttgtatataaaatatttggtcCGGGGAAGAAGCTAGGCAGCCTCATTATATTTACCATGTGCCTGCTAGTCATATCGTCCAGTATTTCTATGCAGCTCTTTTGCTTTCTTGATTTCacgaaatttgaaacatttccAGAGGTAAAAGATGTGATCAGATTTATACTGTAATCAAATTATACTGACAGAAGGTTTTTTAGGCATTTATGTCCATGTTCCAAATCTTGACACAAGAAGCTTGGGTAGACGTTATGGACGAAACTATGTTAAGGACACATGAAACAATGGCTCCTCTTGCTGctatgtatttcattttataccaTCTTTTCGTCACGCtggtaaaaaaaatagaaatagatttaaagttactttcttcttaattgtgatgtaattaataatattatatcttttttatagaTTGTGTTAAGTTTGTTCGTCGCTGTAATTTTGGATAATCTTGAATTGGACGAGGATATTAAGAAACTGAAGCAATTAAAATTCCGCGAACAAAGTGCAGAGATAAAGGAAACTCTACCATTTAGGTTGCGAATCTTTGAGAAGTTTCCTGATAGTCCTCAAATGACATGTTTACACAAAGTGCCATCAGATTTCAATCTTCCAAAAGTAAGTATTACTTATTATCCTactgtgtatttttattacaaaaaaaaatgggTAAAacgtatacatttttatatttttaatttaggtTCGTGAAAGTTTCATGAGACAGTTCGTATTTGAAATGGAAACTGAAGAAAACGAAGGGGtcaagaaaataaatgaaacttttgattcaaaaatgatatataaGAAACAACGTCcagtgaaaattttaaataatccaCCGAAAGTAAGAAACGTTGTTAcaaatcttaaaaaaaaagctgttatctatattataaagtgagttattatatcataaaatgtTAGAACATTATTTATAAGTCTTATgctaaacatataatatttgtacCGTTTTTCAGTGATTCAAATAATCAAAGATTATTATTAGGTGATTCGGCTATGATACCAGTGCCAGGAAAAGGTCTTTTAAAGCCACAGGGTACTGTCAGTAGTGCCAAGCAACTTCGATTTGACCAGAAAAAGTAAGATCTTAAGTTCtacaaataattacataataatgcaTTACTTAAagagtatttataaataataataatttaaatgatcATTATAATAGATCAATTAGAAGAAGCGTCCGTAGTGGATCAATCAAGTTGAAACAGACGTACGAACATTTAATGGAAAACGGTGATATCGGAGGTATAAACAGAGTTAG
This Bombus pascuorum chromosome 1, iyBomPasc1.1, whole genome shotgun sequence DNA region includes the following protein-coding sequences:
- the LOC132912595 gene encoding sodium leak channel NALCN isoform X6 codes for the protein MMLGRKQSLKGEPVLADYGPEESLNESADIEWVNKLWVRRLMRSCALVSLASVCLNTPKTFEKVPPLQYVTFICDLVITFLFTAEMIAKMHIRGILKLQRDKSYLKDHWCQFDGSMVIFLWLSVILQMFEMLGFDIRLTPISILRAPRPLIMIRFLRVFLKFSMPKARINQIFKRSSQQIYNVTLFFLFFMSLYGLLGVQFFGELKNHCVLNTTDPKYITINSLAIPDTFCSTDPESGYQCPEGMTCMKLQLSKYIMGFNGFDEFATSIFTVYQTASQEGWVFIMYRAIDSLPAWRAVLYFSTMIFFLAWLVKNVFIAVITETFNEIRVQFQQMWGVRGHISNNTASQILTGDDNGWKLVTLDENKHGGLASPICHAILRSPQFRMVVMFVILANGIATATMSFKHDEKPRHMYYDNYYYAEIAFTVFLDLETLFKIWCLGFRSYYKHSIHKFELLLAIGTTLHIIPFFYLSGFTYFQVLRVVRLIKASPMLEDFVYKIFGPGKKLGSLIIFTMCLLVISSSISMQLFCFLDFTKFETFPEAFMSMFQILTQEAWVDVMDETMLRTHETMAPLAAMYFILYHLFVTLIVLSLFVAVILDNLELDEDIKKLKQLKFREQSAEIKETLPFRLRIFEKFPDSPQMTCLHKVPSDFNLPKVRESFMRQFVFEMETEENEGVKKINETFDSKMIYKKQRPVKILNNPPKVRNVVTNLKKKAVIYIINDSNNQRLLLGDSAMIPVPGKGLLKPQGTVSSAKQLRFDQKKSIRRSVRSGSIKLKQTYEHLMENGDIGGINRVSSSRSRPHDLDIKLLQAKRQQAEMRRANPRRFNFDNIGDALMALFEVLSFKGWLDVRDVLIQALGPVHAIYIHIYIFLGCMIGLTLFVGVVIANYSENKGTALLTVDQRRWCDLKKRLKIAQPLHLPPRPDGKKFRAFIYDITQNIYFKRFIAVMVLINSALLCVSWRIEEEHTEALATVSTILTLIFLVEVIMKNIAFTPRGYWQSRRNRYDLLVTVVGVIWIVIHCTMKNDLSYVIGFMVVILRFFTITGKHTTLKMLMLTVGVSVCKSFFIIFGMFLLVFFYALAGTIIFGTVKYGEGIGRRANFESPVTGVAMLFRIVTGEDWNKIMHDCMIQPPYCTPAANYWETDCGNFHASLIYFCTFYVIITYIVLNLLVAIIMENFSLFYSNEEDALLSYADIRNFQNTWNVVDNHQKGFIPVKRVKFILRLLKGRLETDPQKDRLLFKHMCYELEKLNNGEDVTFHDVINMLSYRSVDIRKALQLEELLAREEFEYIIEEEVAKQTIRNWLEGCLKKIRASGKQQNSLVAGLRANTEQVQQQEHVEEKGKEVAKEEETETKQEIDAIRHCKAKKPVVLPRSDSIGSGSGRKYLIPTLSDPASIRSEKDKSAAPKKKNNRPPPAPKNNLPHLTESTEQNRQQREVVNAKATVPKPSSVMLEVREWWKEQLAYSSESSEDEV